From one Vigna radiata var. radiata cultivar VC1973A unplaced genomic scaffold, Vradiata_ver6 scaffold_867, whole genome shotgun sequence genomic stretch:
- the LOC106755037 gene encoding bark storage protein A-like yields MTDDKSQHNASIWHDIKKLEIFQMFDIFPFDNAGKHFRIGVLESKRVVVVMCGLGMLNAGISTQLLLTLFDVKGVLHYGIAGNANPKLQIGDVTIPQYWAHTGLWHWQRLGEENGDFNTKFGYLEFAEYSNSTKDLNTDTNLLNKVWYQPEEIFPVNGIPEARHHIFWTRVDKTYFKIAGKLKV; encoded by the exons CATTTGGCACGatataaaaaagttagaaattttccaaatgtttgatatttttcCCTTTGACAATGCAGGAAAACATTTTCGTATTGGTGTATTGGAAAGTAAAAGGGTTGTAGTTGTTATGTGTGGATTGGGAATG CTAAATGCAGGCATTTCAACCCAGTTGTTGCttactttatttgatgtgaaaGGAGTTCTTCATTATGGAATTGCAGGAAATGCTAATCCTAAACTCCAGATTGGAGATGTCACTATTCCACAATATTGGGCACACACAGGACTTTGGCATTGGCAG AGGTTAggggaagaaaatggagatttcaacacaaaatttGGTTATCTTGAGTTTGCCGAATACAGTAACAGCACAAAAGATTTGAACACTGATACAAATCTTTTGAACAAAGTGTGGTATCAACCAGAAGAAATTTTTCCTGTGAATGGAATTCCAGAAGCTAGACACCACATTTTCTGGACTAGAGTTGACAAGACTTACTTTAAAATTGCAGGAAAACTGAAGGTA